The Dasypus novemcinctus isolate mDasNov1 chromosome 12, mDasNov1.1.hap2, whole genome shotgun sequence genome includes a window with the following:
- the LOC131280683 gene encoding olfactory receptor 8S1-like: protein MALENHSTINEFILLGLSADPHIQALCFVLFLQIYFLTMTGNLMLLLVTRADPHLHTPMYFFLSHLSFQDICFSSVTVPKLLENLLSQKKTISVKGCLAQVFFLLLTGATEVGLLSAMAYDRFAAICHPLLYGQMMNSLLCKRLALGSWGLGFLNALLNILSAMNLEFCGDYIISHYSCDLPSLFPLSYSDLSPSFTVMLCSSLYGFGTSFLIFYSYVRIVSTILGISSSSGKSKAFSTCSSHLTVVLLFYGSAFLRYLLPVSGSPLELIFSVQYSVVTPLLNPLIYSLNNNEVKAAVKRTLRKYLQY, encoded by the coding sequence ATGGCCTTGGAGAACCATAGCACCATCAATGAATTCATCCTCCTCGGTCTCTCTGCTGACCCACACATCCAGGCTCTCTGCTTTGTGCTGTTTTTGCAAATTTACTTCCTGACCATGACAGGTAACTTGATGCTGCTTCTGGTGACCAGGGCAGATCCTCAtctccacacccccatgtacttcttcctgagTCACCTCTCTTTCcaggatatttgtttttcttcagtcACAGTGCCAAAGCTGCTGGAGAATCTGTTGTCTCAGAAGAAAACCATCTCTGTGAAGGGCTGCTTGGCTCAAGTCTTCTTTTTGTTACTGACTGGAGCCACTGAAGTTGGCCTGCTCTCTgctatggcctatgaccgctttgcTGCCATCTGCCATCCTCTGCTCTATGGCCAGATGATGAACAGCTTGCTCTGTAAGAGGCTGGCTTTGGGTTCTTGGGGCCTGGGCTTTTTGAATGCACTCCTCAACATCCTTTCAGCAATGAACTTGGAGTTCTGTGGAGATTATATCATCTCCCATTACAGCTGTgatcttccctctctcttccctctttcctatTCTGATCTGTCCCCAAGTTTTACAGTCATGCTCTGTTCCAGTCTCTATGGATTTGGAACCAGTTTCCTGATCTTCTACTCTTATGTCCGCATTGTCTCCACCATCCTGGGCATTAGCTCCTCCTCAGGTAAAAGCAAggccttctccacctgctcctcccaccttACAGTAGTGCTCCTATTTTATGGCTCAGCTTTTCTGCGCTATCTACTTCCAGTCTCAGGCTCACCACTGGAGTTGATCTTCTCTGTACAGTACAGTGTGGTTACTCCCTTGTTGAATCCCCTCATCTATAGCCTAAATAACAATGAGGTGAAAGCAGCTGTGAAAAGAACCTTAAGAAAATATCTCCAATATTAG